The region AGATCTTAAAGGTCATGGAACGGTTACCAAAAAGCAGTTTGtcttaaaaaagaaagtgttcACAGTTTTTCCATGCAGCTACGTTCATCAGACCACAACGTGGAAGATGTGACAGTTGTTGAAATGGAAGTAACGGTGCACAGTGTGGGACAGTCATCGTCATTTGTGGTGATGCGGTCGGTTTTATAAACGAGACAcggtgaaaatgaaaacaaagttgaGAGAGGTTCAAAGCctgcacacacctccacacatcTAGTGTGGAGTTGGAAAGATTTTAGACACAAACAGTCCAACAAGGTGTTTGTTTGAAGCATACTGAGGCCTTAACTCTCCCTTTGGACAATCAGGTCATCAGACACCAAAGAGTCAGATATTATAAATAGAGAAAGAATTATTTAAACAGTATATTTAGATCAGTCTGATATCTAaaacttttaatgttttgaaaagtcaTTTACTGTCATAGGAACGTTTTGAGTATTTCTTAAATTAGCAAATCTCAAGTAGCCCAGTTGTTACATGACATTTCCTTCTGACAGTTTGCAGCTGTATGTGGTCCTCCTCTGCGAGGTCCGTTACTTATACATTAATGTAATTAGACCTTTCATGGTTGccatttgtccatgttttacATTAGGTTATAACAGTGTTTGTCTCAATTTGAACTCACGCACTGTTTGAGTGACTGTTCGGTCAATCTGCTAAAGGCAACTGTTGTTTACACTTATCCACTTTTCTACAGGTTTAATTTGGTTTTTTACCAGTGTCACTGTCAAGTCACAGGAAATAcaattttctctgtgtcttacGTCCACCTCAACATTAGAGCACTCAACGTgtttgtcaaaacattttttctatCTCTGATTGGATAAAATGGATTATTCAGGTTACATATAATgcatatttgtttgtgtataatAAACAATGAATGTAGAACCCCTTAGAGGCTGGTGTTAAGTTACTGACCAATAGGAGGACTTTCATGGAAGGCAGACTGATAAAAATTGTGTTCTCCATCTCCACAGTTTTGGTGCCATCTTCTGGACAGTACTGGAGTAGCAGCATTATCTCACAGAAAACAGTTAtttgaaaaaaagtctttgcCAGAGGCCGACTGGTGTTCAGCTGTCCTGAAAGGACAACTGACGCTTTAATACTAAGACACGGTCAAATATGAAGAGCCTCAGTTTGAGTCCGACATAAGAACCTTCTCATCCAAATCGTTGTCGTCACCCCCGTCATTGTCGTCACCCTCGTCATCGTCGtcttctgcctcctctccttcattttTCGTGTCTAGAGCTTTTTTAGACACCTTTCGCAGTTTAATATTTGGGAGTTTCTTCAGATCTCCAGTCCACTCCCTGCAAAAACAGAGAATCAACCAGCGACGCCAAAGATCAGAAAGGAGGTTTATAAATTCTCGTATTCTGATCCGATGGTTAAAAACACATGATTATATTCTTTACACAAGGTAAAGTACTTTATCCAATCTATACAACATACCGCTAAGAAAGAGTATTATTAATCATGGAAGGAATTCCCCTCACTGGAAATGAACCAAGCCACTCTAAGTCCAGTGGAATTTACAATGGAAGTAGTTAGAATACGTATTATCTAACTATATAAGACCGAATAATCAAGTTAAAAGAAAAGGACATGTCTTATTCTCAGGCTGTAAAGACACTGAAGTGATGCAGTGATTGTTTTCCTAGGAACATGGTAACAGTAAAAGACTAATTTCATCTTCTACATGATCACATTCTGTCAAAAGTTGCATACGTTGAATAATTGTTTATATGTTGGACACTGACAGCAAAACAGTAAAGCCAGATGTTGTTAGTCCAATTCACTGACCTGAATGTTTTCAGATGCTTTCCATTGATGATGTCTGGGATCTCTAAGAGAAGACAACATAACATTGTTGCATAATCTCACAACGGTTGTGTGggtatatataaatgtgtgtgtgcataaactGTATATTTATACAGCAAGGACTCACCAAATCCGACGCCCTCATACTGTGCACGTTCCCGCTCGATGGTCTGTTTGATGACAGCCTCTCTGGCGCCATGGAGACGACCCTGACGACCTTTGATCCCGTTCATCAACTCAATCTGCTCTAGTTCAGAATCAAACCTTTGCAGGTAcctaaacatacacaaacacagatacacacaaaaccaagttttgtataaaaaataataaaaaaaacagggtaATTGAGAAAATATCTGTAACTATCTTGTACAAAAATATGGGAATGATTTGCTTCTGTCATATGGTAATGATGAAGTAAGAAACCTAAATACAGTGAATGACTGACTGCTCCAAAACAcatacaaatttaaaaatgtgcacattaTTTGCAGGTACAAAATTCTCATGACCTCTCGATAATGTCGCAGGCATCTTTTCTGGTGTAAGATGTCTTTGCTGGATCCAACTGTTCCTGAAACCACAACAGCTTCTCACCTGTGAATAAAGAGAAGATGTTTGGTTTCATCATTATCATGGTCATTATAAGCACAAATCCTAAAACCTAATCCTtattcctcttcctgtcctcatCAGTTTGTCCTATCCTTTCAATACACtaatatgtaaaatataaagTAGATGCTTAAAATAAAAGGATAAATGAAAAACCATCTTACCAATGCTGCTCAGACGTGTGgctttgtcatttttctgcCTGCAGTAtcagagaaaaaatgaaaatcatgaAAATCATTTTCGTTTAAAACGCTGTATGTTCAACCCAAACTTATGTACATGCCACaattactgtttattttgtttccaaTATTTTAAGTTCACAAATCAGAGCATCAACATTTTCAGAAAGgctcattttgtctgtttgctgcacgATTGTGAAGCTAGTTTCCGATTCGGCAGTTAAGGGGATGGTTAAAATAGATTTCCAGTTTTTTGCACCTCTTACTACTGTGAAAGGGTGTTGGACAAGACTAACGATGACTCAAGTCTAAATATCATGGTTTGTTATCTGGACCTTGTCTGATTTGGTctagatgtaaaaaaaaaaaataataataatacaatataaaataataataattaaattaaaaaatcacTTTCTTGCTTTCATAAATAATTAACTATAATAATTACTGAGATTGttaattatttataattattgttGTATTATCGTTAGTAGTAGTAGCACTACTAACTACTGGTAACACTACTAACACAGTAGTAAGCTTTTGAAATCTgtcacaaaacattttaaatgtagtAGCTATTACAAATGCCACAGCAACTCCACAAAACACAATACAGAACCAACGGTTAAAAATAGTGGCATCATGTAACTAAAAGCTCACAGCAGAGAGCCACAGACATGTTCCACTATAAATGCTGTGTGttatctgctgtgttttatttcttctccaCGCACACCTTTCTTTCCGTTTCTGTCTGATTTCTTCTCGGGCCAGGTAAGCCGCTTTCCTGCTGTAAGGGTGAACGACTTTCTCCGACACTTTTCCTTTCTGAACCTTTggctgaaaaacagataaattcACAGTCACAACTTTAATCTGGCTTTTTAAACAACTGCACTCGCGTTTACAATAAATTTAGCTAGCTACAATAGCCGTACTTAATTAGTAACGTTAATTGTTTAGAGTGCGGTACACATGATTTTTACCATTTTAACCGTTCAGAAAAACGCGTGGTGCTGCTCTGTTGACAACTGCACCGGAAGCCGTCTGGTCCGTCATCAAATTATATCCGGAAGCGTAGCGGGGAAAACAACAAGGTTCCTGTTTTCAGCGTGTTCAAATTCAAGATCATTAAACGTGTCACTTAAAAACCAATTTGTTATAAAATAGGAAGTTTTAactaacacacactaacactatTACTCTGTAATAGTCATTagtaataaactgtaaaaaaatgcttttaatattaataaaagCTAACACTGTGTTCTCTCAGAACTTTGAGTGATTTATTAGGAAGCTCTTAAATCAAGGACAGAAGAGAAGTagagaataaaacacaacatggtgATTGTGCCCACTTGTGCTCTGAGATGATGATAATGATCAGTCCAGTTCGAACTGCCATAGTGAGACCAGTCGAGACCAGTGAGGCTCCTCCAGCACCTCAGGCTTTGTTTGGTTCATATGTAAAACAGATCAGATATGAGGAAGGGGAACAGGCCCTGGTTTCCTTTAAAGATCATCACGAAATAATATGTGTACTATTGCTCTCTTGCTGTTGTCCCCTTACTTCAATTTAAGAAAAGTTTAAATGCTACAGGGTACAGTGGTATAATAGACAAAACTGTTCTTCCAACTGTTCTTTGTGGCAACTGTTTGGGGAACTTCTTTATTGTTCTTCATTGTTTTAACAAGaagttaaaatgtgtgtgtgtgtgcgcgtgtgtgtgtatgccagaAGAATGCCACTATCACAATGACACCATGACAGtaatacaaatttaaaaagcaaaacaaaggcaATATTGTAGATTGTGCACACATCTTCTAAAACATAACGTCATCAGTGACGctcatagtaaaaaaaaaaaaaaaaaaaaaaaaacagtgtgtccTCTGAAGTGAGTTACACCTTTAACAGACTGGCTCAGTTTGTATTACTCAGTTTGATGAATAAAATCTTCTGAGGAACAGCAGTTATGCTTTTTATCAAGCAGTTCAAGTCCAGTAAATAACCTTATAAGGTCAGTGGTAAGCTGCCTaaggtaaaaatgaaaaaacaaacaagcttaGGTcaccaaaactgaaaaaaataaatagaaaacaacCTTCCATTCCTGCAGCAATGGTCTCCAGACTAAAACCACATCAAGCAACACGCCATAGttactgtgcacacacagatacacacacatactttagCACACAGTTTAGCACTCAGTGCAGACACTCTTACCATTGTCCACCCACACATGGATCTTTGCACCTATATCCATTATATTCAGGCCCTTCTGTTTAATCTTTCAGATCCATCATTTTGCTTCATGACCCatgttgtttttgatgttgtttgatttctttctctttcttttttttttgttccttttctctttctttttctttgtctataTTCTGTCTTTGTACAAATGTCTAGTTGTGTTGGATTGTTTGTCATAAAACTGGATACACACATCAGTGTCCCTCTTAGGACAACTTGTTTGGAGAtcactttggtttatgaccaaatacctgtaTAACTACTGACATTCAACTCAGCCTCAGCCGTACTCAGTTTGTTATCATTGTCATCATtgtcactgtgactgtgttAGCATGCTGTTGTTGTAGACTCTCTAGTTTTTGATTGATGTTAATACTAATACTGGTAATCAAGTTATATCTATTTCAACATTGAATGAGTTTTGTTCTCAAAGAACATTCATTGTTCTGGGTTACTTCACCCTTTAGCCTGATATTTGTCATGTAAGAATCATCACATGTTGCCCAACTCTCTCTGGGAAATGACCCCCAGCTGTATTCAGTGTACTTTATATTGTCTCCTAATGCCATTTTTGATGCACTGACAATAGTCACAGTTGGTAGAAATCACAAAGCCCAGCATCGTGTTCAAACCTGCTGCCACCATGTCTCTGCTGTTAGATGAAGAAAAGACTGTAGAGTCTTTTCAAAAGTAGGCCAACAGCCTTTCGCCCATAGATAATCGTAACAGCATGACCCTCGAATTCATGACCAGTATTTCACCACAAAGAGTGACTTATGATCATCACTGAGCTGAGTATCAAGAAACAGATTAACAAACAAATTCACAGCCTTGGAGTTATTTTAAGCAGCAGCGAAACACATTAACAGTTTTCTCAAGAGATACCAGACCAGCTGGCATTCACTGAGCTCATACAaattctttttccttccttaaAGTTTGTTCTGCTTCCCCCTCACACTGTAGGGCCGCATACCTAACCGACAGGAATGTGATT is a window of Toxotes jaculatrix isolate fToxJac2 chromosome 4, fToxJac2.pri, whole genome shotgun sequence DNA encoding:
- the tma16 gene encoding translation machinery-associated protein 16, with protein sequence MPKVQKGKVSEKVVHPYSRKAAYLAREEIRQKRKERQKNDKATRLSSIGEKLLWFQEQLDPAKTSYTRKDACDIIERYLQRFDSELEQIELMNGIKGRQGRLHGAREAVIKQTIERERAQYEGVGFEIPDIINGKHLKTFREWTGDLKKLPNIKLRKVSKKALDTKNEGEEAEDDDDEGDDNDGGDDNDLDEKVLMSDSN